The window TTGACTGTTACGTAGATTTCTAAAAAGACGCGGGTGTCTAAGAATTTTTCAATATCGATCCGTGCGAGTTCACCAACCCGTTTAACGACCTTGCCACCCTTACCGATGATAATTTGCTTTTGTGTCTGGCGTTCTGTATAAACAATGGCTCGGATATAAATAATTTCATCCGACTTCTTCGTCCGGCGCTTTTCAAACTCTTCAACAACGACAGCGGAGGCGTAAGGGATTTCGCGTTGCGTCATGAGCATAATCTTTTCACGAACGGTCTCGGCAATGAAAAAGCGTTCAGGAAGGTCACTGAGTTGGTCTTCTGGAAAATAGCGGGGTCCCAGCGGTAGGTAAGTCTCAATCTGCTCAAGAAGGAGGGGCACACCATCGGCAGTTAATGCGGAAATAGGTATCATGTGCGCGAATTCAAACTTCTGAGCGTAGTCCTCAAAAATTGGGAGTAAGGTTGGCTTCGCGACGAGATCCACCTTATTGAGAACGAGAATTGTTGCCAGTTGACTGCGCTTGAGACGTTTTAGGATCGTGTCTTCGATCTGAGGGTCTCGGCGCGCGACATCAATCACAAAAAGGACGACATCGGCATCTCCTAAAGCCCCATACGCCGTTTTGACCATTTCACTTTGTAAGCGGTACTTGGGGTCCATCAGTCCGGGCGTATCAACAAAGATAATTTGATGGGCATCGGTGGTGACAATTCCGCGAATCTGATTCCGAGTTGTTTGTGGTTTCGGGGTAACGATAGCGAGTTTCTGCCCTAAAATGGTATTGAGCAGGGTGGATTTCCCGACATTCGGCGCGCCGATAATGCTAACGTACCCTGATTTGAAATTTTGATTTTCGTCCATGATTTTTGAAGATAGAGAGAGCCGTGATGCCCTTCAAAGCAGCGGAGGCAAAATAGTATAAGGTCCCAATTCAAGCCGATCTAACTTCGCCATACATTTTTAAGACTTAGCCGTTGGTTTTGATAATCCTTCGATGTGTTCGCTAACCCATTCCTGAATTAGTGCCCGTGGAGAGATGCCGCGCGCCTTCGCGATCGCGTTAACGACTTTAGCGTCTTTTGGTGTTAATGGAACGGTGACTCCAGGCTGAAAAACAGGCTCATGTATATCTTCAAGCTCGTCCTCAAAATCAGTTAAGTCGTGCGTGTCCCAAAACTCCGCGAGTTCTTGAATTGAATCTGTTTGTGGGATTTTTTTAGGTTTCATTATCGCAACTGTATAACTATTTTAACACGGAACAAATAGTTAATTCAAATTAAAATCAGAGTTATCCGGTTTTCGACAGTCTCATAGGTTTGTGAAGGCAGCCGCGGGCGGGCAAACCACTCCATAGGTTAGAGCACCGGTTTTGAGGATACCTTCAGGCATTCTGCTCTTCAATTTGATGCAATGCCTCGCTGACGTAGCGGCGGACCCATTCGCTTTCGGTGGCTTCTGCCAATGTGTTCAACGCAGAAATGGCTTGTGGATTCCCGATTCTACCTAAAGCCACAACAGCGGCGGAACAGACGGCTCTATCGGTGTCCCAAATGCTGCTCGTGAGTGCCTCTATGACCTGGACAGGTGGATTTGAAACCCTCTCTTCGTCGAGTCCTAATTCACCGAGGGCAACGACGGCGGCGCATCGCATGTCAGCTTCTTCGTCTTGCAGAAATGGGATGAGCACGTCAACCGCGCGGGCATCGCGGATATGTCCAAGGGAAGAGATAGCGAAACGGCGAACGGTTGAATTGTTATCGCTTAAGGCGTTGATGAGTGGCGCGACAGCATGCACATCCCCGACACCGCCTAATCCTTCAGCGGCATAAGCGCGCATTTCAGCGGATTCCGACCGTAGTTTTCGCAACAACACGTGTGTTGGGATATACCGCCAGTTTCTGACGGGACCGCTTCGATGTGCGAGCCACTTGATAAACTTGCTGGCTTTTTGCGATAGGGACAGGTTTGCTGCAGAATCTGTGGTCTCGCGCGTCATAGTGCCACCTCGCTATTTTTTAGACTACGCGACAAGAATTATAGCACATCTCGTAGTTAGATTACAAGTTGTTTTTGGCTGAAACTTAGGGGCATTTAGTTTTAAGAAATTATTGAGTTTCGCGATGCTTTTCGAGGATCCGGTGCGGTTGGGAAACCGCACCTACCGGGCCCGGGGATCAAAACGTCCCAAAAAACGGAAACCCATCATCCGTGCTGGCGAGGTTCCTAACCTCGCCAACTCCCCAGTGTACACTTAATTATGGACTTTACCATAAATGCCCCATGCTGAAATAGGCGCTGCTCTGATCAAAAGACGAAGGTGACAACCTATATTTTCTACTTCTAAAGTTTGATGCCCAACTCACTTGCGATAGTGTAAACATCCTTGTCGCCGCGACCTGAGAGACAGACAGCGATGACTTTGTCTTTACCGAGTTTGGGTGCGAGCTCACGCAGATAGGCAATGGCATGTGCGGATTCCAATGCTGGGATGATGCCCTCTGTCTCCGATAACAACCGGAACCCTTCTATCGCCTCTTCATCCGTAACCGGGACGTATTCCGCCCTACCGGTCTCGCGATAATAACTGTGTTCTGGTCCGACACCCGGGTAATCCAATCCTGCGGAGATCGAATGCGCGGGGGTTATCTGACCGTCATCTTCTTGTAATAGATAGCACTTCGCACCGTGGAAAACACCAACACTCCCCGCAGTGAGAGGTGCCGCGTGTCGTCCACTTCGGATGCTTTCGCCTGCGGCTTCCACACCGATAAGCCGAACGGATTCATCGGCGTAGAAGGGGTAGAACATGCCGAGTGAATTGCTCCCGCCCCCGACACAGGCGACAACACAATCTGGTAGCGTGCCTTCCTGCTCTAAAATCTGTGATCTCGCCTCGTCACCGATGACGGATTGGAAGTCTCGAACGATCATCGGATAAGGGTGAGCACCGACAACCGAACCGAGAAGTAGATAAGTGGTTCGGACGTTCGTGACCCAATCGCGGAAACAAGCGTTGATCGCATCCTTGAGGGTCCGCGAGCCAGAGTTAACTGGGACGACCTTTGTCCCCATGAGTTGCATACGGAAGACGTTGAGTGCCTGTCGTTCTATGTCTTCCTCACCCATATACACCTCGCACGCCATACCGAACTTTGCGGAGACAGTAGCTGTTGCGACACCGTGTTGTCCTGCCCCGGTTTCAGCGATGATGCGTTTTTTGCCCATCCATCGTGCGAGGAGGATTTGACCGATCGCGCTGTTAATTTTGTGTGCCCCTGTATGGTTGAGGTCTTCGCGTTTGAGATATATTTTCGCGCCGCCGAGCGTCTCTGTCAAATGCTCGGCATAATAGAGCGGGTTTGGCCGTCCGACATATTCACGGAGATAGTACTGAAATTCTTGTTGGAAGTCAGGATTGTCTTTGAGTTCTATGTATGCTTCTTCGAGTTCTAAAAGGGCAGGCATGAGCGTTTCGGGGACGTATCTGCCTCCGAATTGTCCGAAATGCCCTGTTGCATCAGGGAGTTTTTTAATTATACCTTGCGGTTGGTTTGAGTGGACTTGGGATTTCATATTTATTTATCCAAATCTTCGGTTCTAAAACCCCCAGTCTTTAGACGGGGGATACAGAACCGCTCCTGTATTGTGTCAAAAAAA of the Candidatus Poribacteria bacterium genome contains:
- the era gene encoding GTPase Era, whose product is MDENQNFKSGYVSIIGAPNVGKSTLLNTILGQKLAIVTPKPQTTRNQIRGIVTTDAHQIIFVDTPGLMDPKYRLQSEMVKTAYGALGDADVVLFVIDVARRDPQIEDTILKRLKRSQLATILVLNKVDLVAKPTLLPIFEDYAQKFEFAHMIPISALTADGVPLLLEQIETYLPLGPRYFPEDQLSDLPERFFIAETVREKIMLMTQREIPYASAVVVEEFEKRRTKKSDEIIYIRAIVYTERQTQKQIIIGKGGKVVKRVGELARIDIEKFLDTRVFLEIYVTVKANWRKDPRKLKELGGFSDI
- a CDS encoding HEAT repeat domain-containing protein, with amino-acid sequence MTRETTDSAANLSLSQKASKFIKWLAHRSGPVRNWRYIPTHVLLRKLRSESAEMRAYAAEGLGGVGDVHAVAPLINALSDNNSTVRRFAISSLGHIRDARAVDVLIPFLQDEEADMRCAAVVALGELGLDEERVSNPPVQVIEALTSSIWDTDRAVCSAAVVALGRIGNPQAISALNTLAEATESEWVRRYVSEALHQIEEQNA
- the trpB gene encoding tryptophan synthase subunit beta; translation: MKSQVHSNQPQGIIKKLPDATGHFGQFGGRYVPETLMPALLELEEAYIELKDNPDFQQEFQYYLREYVGRPNPLYYAEHLTETLGGAKIYLKREDLNHTGAHKINSAIGQILLARWMGKKRIIAETGAGQHGVATATVSAKFGMACEVYMGEEDIERQALNVFRMQLMGTKVVPVNSGSRTLKDAINACFRDWVTNVRTTYLLLGSVVGAHPYPMIVRDFQSVIGDEARSQILEQEGTLPDCVVACVGGGSNSLGMFYPFYADESVRLIGVEAAGESIRSGRHAAPLTAGSVGVFHGAKCYLLQEDDGQITPAHSISAGLDYPGVGPEHSYYRETGRAEYVPVTDEEAIEGFRLLSETEGIIPALESAHAIAYLRELAPKLGKDKVIAVCLSGRGDKDVYTIASELGIKL